A part of Denitratisoma oestradiolicum genomic DNA contains:
- a CDS encoding flavin-containing monooxygenase, translating into MNGIKAKKRELRFVIIGTGMAGILAAIRLRQSGHRQVALYEKADRIGGTWRENTYPGLNCDVPAHAYTYSFAPNPNWSSYLAPGPEIQSYFEGVFKEYGIGELTHFNQEVTRCVFENGAWQIATSGGLKDTADVVIAATGVLHHPNYPDIPGLETFAGAKFHSARWDHSVPLDGRRVGIVGNGSTGVQIVSALVGRPGKLIHFQRSPQWIMPVENIPYTEEQIAAFRADPALVDKERYNETYLTNVRSFTDAIIDCDSAQIKGIEAVVKDNLEKSIKDPILREKLRPNYRAACKRLIYSPDYYQAVQHPDVAVVVEGIERVEPEGIRTKDGVLHPLDVLVLATGFKADRFVRPMTVLGRGGMDLDQVWAKRPKAYLAISIPEFPNFFLLNGPTGPVGNFSLIDIAERQWTYIEQLIAQIEAGRCREISVSAEAMDDYEQRRIAAAKKTIFASGCTSWYLDAEGVPASWPWSYDRFAEEMATPKLDAFELVG; encoded by the coding sequence ATGAACGGAATCAAAGCCAAGAAGAGAGAACTTCGATTTGTCATCATCGGCACCGGTATGGCCGGCATTCTGGCGGCCATCCGGCTGCGCCAGTCCGGCCATCGACAGGTTGCGCTCTATGAAAAGGCCGATCGCATCGGTGGCACCTGGCGTGAGAACACCTATCCCGGCCTGAACTGCGACGTTCCGGCCCATGCCTATACCTATTCCTTTGCGCCCAATCCCAACTGGAGCAGCTACCTGGCTCCCGGGCCGGAGATTCAGTCCTATTTCGAGGGCGTCTTCAAGGAATATGGCATCGGTGAGCTGACGCATTTCAATCAGGAAGTCACCCGCTGCGTCTTTGAGAATGGCGCTTGGCAGATTGCCACCTCCGGCGGCCTGAAGGACACCGCGGATGTGGTCATCGCCGCGACAGGGGTGCTGCATCACCCCAACTACCCCGATATCCCGGGGCTGGAGACCTTTGCCGGCGCCAAGTTCCACAGTGCCCGCTGGGACCACAGCGTGCCCCTGGATGGTCGTCGGGTGGGCATCGTCGGCAATGGCTCCACCGGTGTTCAGATCGTTTCGGCTCTGGTCGGTCGCCCTGGCAAACTCATCCACTTCCAGCGTTCTCCCCAATGGATCATGCCGGTGGAAAACATTCCCTACACCGAGGAGCAGATTGCCGCCTTCCGTGCGGATCCGGCCCTGGTGGACAAAGAGCGCTACAACGAAACCTACCTGACGAATGTCCGCAGCTTCACCGACGCCATCATTGATTGCGACTCAGCCCAGATCAAGGGCATCGAAGCGGTCGTCAAGGACAATCTGGAAAAGAGCATAAAGGACCCGATCCTGCGCGAGAAACTTCGCCCCAACTATCGTGCCGCCTGCAAGCGTTTGATCTACTCCCCCGATTACTACCAGGCAGTCCAGCATCCCGACGTGGCCGTGGTAGTGGAAGGCATAGAGCGAGTGGAGCCGGAGGGTATTCGCACCAAGGACGGGGTCCTTCATCCCCTGGACGTATTGGTGCTGGCCACCGGTTTCAAGGCTGACCGCTTCGTCCGCCCCATGACGGTGCTGGGCCGGGGCGGCATGGACCTGGACCAAGTATGGGCCAAGCGGCCCAAGGCCTATCTGGCGATTTCCATTCCGGAGTTTCCGAACTTCTTCCTCCTCAATGGCCCCACCGGTCCCGTCGGCAACTTCTCCCTGATCGACATCGCCGAACGGCAGTGGACCTACATCGAGCAATTGATCGCCCAGATCGAGGCAGGCCGCTGTCGGGAGATCAGTGTCAGCGCCGAGGCCATGGACGATTACGAGCAGCGGCGCATCGCAGCGGCCAAGAAGACCATCTTTGCTTCCGGCTGCACGAGCTGGTATCTGGACGCCGAAGGCGTGCCCGCCAGTTGGCCCTGGAGCTATGACCGCTTCGCCGAAGAGATGGCGACGCCCAAGCTTGATGCCTTCGAACTGGTGGGATAG
- a CDS encoding HD domain-containing protein — protein MSQTYSPDQTAWDITGTVRISDPEAVHRDISSLLSTHYPDLQASPYLVRAFRDFADIYAGRYSGYSACDTPYHDIQHTLDMVLAFARLLAGHQMSVPAEQKIPQSLALLGLITALFHDVGYIRHQSDHKRRNGAEYAREHISRGATFLKSYLKRIGLSDPFHLASRMIHYTGYEIPLRELHLANAEHTVACMLGTADYLSQMSDRAYLEKCLELLYHEFVAGGLDSPYFSAKDMLLKTPQFFHMVMERLQVSLGDVRRYMSIYFGGTNLYELKMRNHVSYLEAILQSGGDMRKLRRTYPLRRERMAVASTLGGATFRT, from the coding sequence ATGAGTCAAACCTACAGCCCCGACCAGACCGCCTGGGACATCACGGGAACCGTCCGCATCAGCGATCCTGAAGCCGTCCATCGCGACATTTCCAGCCTGCTTTCCACCCATTACCCTGATCTGCAAGCCTCGCCCTATCTGGTCCGGGCCTTCCGGGACTTTGCCGACATCTATGCCGGGCGCTATTCCGGCTACAGCGCTTGCGACACCCCTTATCACGATATCCAGCACACCCTGGACATGGTCCTGGCCTTCGCCCGGCTGCTGGCCGGTCATCAGATGAGCGTACCGGCAGAACAGAAAATCCCCCAGTCCCTGGCCCTGCTGGGACTGATCACCGCCCTGTTCCACGACGTGGGCTACATCCGCCACCAGTCTGACCACAAGCGTCGCAATGGCGCCGAATACGCCCGGGAACACATCAGCCGCGGGGCGACCTTCCTCAAGAGCTACCTGAAGCGGATCGGCCTGTCCGATCCGTTTCACCTGGCTTCCCGGATGATTCATTACACCGGCTATGAAATTCCCCTCAGGGAACTGCATCTGGCGAACGCCGAGCACACCGTCGCCTGCATGCTGGGTACCGCCGATTATCTCTCCCAGATGTCCGATCGTGCCTACCTCGAAAAATGCCTGGAACTGCTCTACCACGAGTTCGTCGCCGGCGGCCTGGACAGCCCCTATTTCTCGGCCAAGGACATGCTGCTGAAGACGCCTCAGTTCTTCCACATGGTCATGGAAAGATTACAGGTCAGCCTGGGAGATGTGCGGCGTTACATGTCCATCTATTTTGGTGGCACAAACCTTTACGAACTCAAGATGCGGAATCATGTCTCCTATCTGGAGGCCATCCTGCAATCGGGGGGTGACATGCGCAAATTGCGACGCACCTATCCACTGCGCCGGGAGCGGATGGCCGTGGCGTCCACCCTCGGAGGCGCCACCTTCCGGACCTGA
- a CDS encoding class I SAM-dependent rRNA methyltransferase, translating to MAQLILESGKDRSLSRRHPWIFAGSVERLEGRARPGDTVEVLAHNGRPLARAAWSPDSQIRARVWSFDPAESIDDAFFKRRVAAAVARRAALPELAGQSGLRLIHAESDGLPGVIADCYGDTVVMQLTSAGADKWRNAIAGALAKATGCARIYERSDSEVRALEGLEPRTGWLLGDAPKSPLLIEEHGVRMGVDIESGHKTGFYLDQRDNRHLLGELSQGKRVLNCFCYTGGFSLQALAGGAARVVSVDSSQPALDTAAANLALNPQLDASRAEWRCANVFDELRRLKPKRDDMATGGEEYDIIILDPPKFAPSARHADQASRAYKDINLHGFKLLAPGGFLMTYSCSGGISLELFQKIVAGAALDTGRNARIVRRLQGAADHPIDLAFPEGEYLKGLLVQVD from the coding sequence ATGGCGCAACTGATACTCGAATCCGGCAAGGACCGCTCCCTTTCCCGTCGCCACCCCTGGATCTTTGCCGGCTCCGTGGAACGCCTGGAAGGCCGGGCCCGCCCCGGCGACACGGTGGAGGTACTGGCCCACAACGGCCGCCCCCTGGCCCGGGCGGCTTGGAGCCCCGACTCCCAGATCCGCGCCCGGGTCTGGAGCTTCGATCCGGCGGAATCCATCGACGACGCCTTCTTCAAACGCCGGGTGGCCGCCGCCGTGGCCCGCCGTGCCGCCCTGCCGGAACTGGCAGGCCAGAGCGGGCTGCGCCTGATCCATGCGGAATCCGACGGCCTGCCCGGCGTGATCGCCGACTGCTACGGCGACACGGTGGTGATGCAGCTCACCAGCGCAGGCGCGGACAAGTGGCGCAATGCCATCGCCGGCGCCCTGGCCAAGGCCACGGGCTGCGCCCGGATCTACGAGCGCTCCGATTCCGAAGTACGCGCCCTGGAAGGCCTGGAGCCCCGCACCGGCTGGCTGCTGGGCGACGCACCGAAAAGTCCCCTGTTGATCGAAGAGCACGGGGTGCGCATGGGCGTGGACATCGAGAGCGGCCACAAGACCGGCTTCTACCTGGACCAGCGGGACAACCGCCACCTGCTGGGGGAATTGTCCCAGGGCAAACGGGTGTTGAACTGCTTTTGCTACACCGGCGGTTTTTCCCTCCAGGCCCTGGCCGGCGGCGCCGCCCGGGTGGTCTCGGTGGACAGCTCCCAGCCCGCCCTGGACACCGCCGCCGCCAACCTGGCCCTGAACCCCCAACTGGACGCCAGCCGCGCCGAATGGCGCTGTGCCAACGTCTTCGACGAGCTGCGGCGCCTGAAGCCCAAGCGGGATGACATGGCCACCGGGGGCGAGGAATACGACATCATCATTCTCGACCCACCCAAGTTCGCCCCCTCGGCCCGCCACGCCGACCAGGCCAGCCGGGCCTACAAGGACATCAACCTGCACGGTTTCAAACTGCTGGCACCGGGAGGCTTCCTGATGACCTATTCCTGTTCCGGCGGCATCAGTCTGGAACTGTTTCAGAAAATCGTCGCCGGCGCCGCCCTGGACACCGGCCGCAATGCCCGCATCGTGCGCCGTCTGCAAGGCGCAGCCGATCATCCTATCGATCTGGCCTTCCCGGAAGGGGAATATCTCAAGGGTCTGCTGGTGCAGGTAGACTGA
- a CDS encoding dienelactone hydrolase family protein, whose protein sequence is MLPIRLLTVLLLALTLNLLAQATETAPTLPPFPTLPAATRMTETTVGDIYFDTRSPYDFDMLIAPGADLPAHRSMGRLFLPANASAKRPVPAVVLVHGSGGISPGREMEYGALLAADGYAALVIDYYRPRGMTETTPYLAKILGVTEFDAVADAYAGLRALNAHPAIDPRRVAVMGFSYGGMAVRIALDARVREALAPDLPPFAAHVDYYGPCFQDFKVTRSTGAPLLSFRGGEDASNDLVACAAREAQLRQAGAEVSSVIYARAGHAWENLAPRALNKNPYLAGCTLSYDAAGYPSVDGTPLIPTGAPRERQQRFLLRTATSKTLGPCVKTGYIVGRDEATQVQSDYQMLRFLRRTLN, encoded by the coding sequence ATGCTCCCCATCCGACTGCTGACTGTCCTGCTCCTTGCCCTGACCTTGAACCTGCTTGCCCAGGCCACTGAAACAGCACCGACGCTACCCCCCTTCCCCACCCTGCCCGCCGCCACCCGGATGACGGAAACCACCGTCGGTGATATCTACTTCGATACCCGCAGCCCCTACGACTTCGACATGCTGATCGCCCCCGGCGCCGATCTGCCAGCCCACAGAAGCATGGGACGCCTGTTCCTTCCGGCAAATGCAAGTGCGAAGCGTCCGGTACCCGCGGTAGTACTGGTCCATGGCAGCGGCGGCATCTCCCCGGGCCGCGAGATGGAATACGGCGCCCTGCTGGCCGCCGACGGCTATGCCGCCCTGGTGATCGACTACTACCGGCCCCGGGGCATGACGGAAACCACCCCCTACCTGGCCAAGATTCTCGGCGTGACCGAATTCGATGCCGTGGCCGACGCCTATGCCGGCCTGCGGGCCCTCAATGCCCACCCGGCCATCGACCCCAGACGTGTCGCCGTGATGGGATTCTCCTACGGCGGCATGGCGGTACGCATCGCCCTGGATGCGCGGGTGCGGGAGGCCCTGGCCCCGGACCTGCCGCCTTTCGCCGCCCATGTGGATTACTACGGCCCCTGCTTCCAGGATTTCAAGGTGACCCGCAGCACCGGCGCCCCCCTGCTCAGTTTTCGGGGCGGAGAGGATGCATCCAACGATCTGGTGGCCTGCGCTGCCCGGGAAGCCCAGTTGCGTCAGGCCGGCGCGGAAGTCAGCTCGGTAATCTATGCCCGGGCCGGCCATGCCTGGGAGAACCTCGCCCCCCGGGCCCTGAACAAGAACCCCTATCTGGCCGGCTGCACCCTCAGCTACGATGCCGCAGGCTATCCCTCGGTGGACGGAACACCCCTGATCCCGACAGGCGCCCCAAGGGAACGCCAGCAGCGCTTCCTGCTGCGTACGGCTACCAGCAAGACCCTGGGCCCCTGCGTCAAGACCGGCTACATCGTCGGCCGGGACGAGGCCACCCAGGTCCAGTCCGACTACCAGATGCTGCGCTTCCTGCGCCGGACCCTGAACTGA
- a CDS encoding TonB-dependent receptor, translating into MSNIRALPLAAAIALAWPALGLTAPSAPSSNSAELQALRDELRQLRDHYEQRISALEQRLVQTESSAGKAETTAARAESAVASASVSAPPRPAAESAFNPAVSLILSGMYANLKDNPRGRPYAITGFIPSNGEIAPPPRSFNLGESELSLSANVDQVFRGQLTLALPPEEGAAPAVEEAFIQTLGLGNGVNFKAGRFLSGIGYLNEQHTHAWDFSDAPLAYKAFFGGQQRGEGIQLKWLAPSDTFLEFGLEAGRGGSFPSTDNSKNGFQTGSAFVHAGGDLGIESTWRAGLSFVGSKPRDRGYADLDAGGIATANAFSGSSRTWVADFVWKWSPDGNASQGYLKIQGEYFARRETGTLSCADGDATTPGNCGGGLSDSLASRQSGGYAQAVYKFAPTWRAGYRYDRLNSGTLNLGAGLNPADYPVLGAHNPSRNTVMADWSPSEFSLVRLQFARDKSRADGTDDQIWLHYIVSLGAHGAHKY; encoded by the coding sequence ATGTCGAACATCCGTGCACTTCCCCTGGCGGCGGCCATCGCCCTCGCCTGGCCGGCCCTGGGCCTGACCGCCCCATCCGCACCATCCAGCAACTCAGCCGAATTGCAGGCCCTGCGCGACGAACTGCGTCAGTTGCGGGACCACTACGAACAACGCATCAGCGCCCTGGAGCAACGCCTGGTTCAGACGGAATCCAGCGCCGGCAAGGCCGAAACCACGGCGGCCCGGGCCGAGTCGGCCGTCGCATCGGCCAGCGTATCCGCCCCGCCACGGCCCGCCGCCGAGAGTGCCTTCAATCCCGCCGTGTCCCTGATCCTCTCCGGGATGTATGCCAACCTGAAGGACAATCCCCGGGGCCGGCCCTACGCAATCACCGGTTTCATTCCCTCCAACGGCGAGATTGCCCCACCGCCCCGCAGCTTCAACCTGGGGGAATCGGAGCTGTCCCTCAGTGCCAATGTGGATCAGGTGTTCCGTGGCCAGCTCACCCTGGCCCTGCCCCCCGAGGAGGGTGCAGCCCCCGCCGTGGAGGAGGCCTTCATCCAAACCCTGGGCCTGGGCAATGGCGTGAACTTCAAGGCCGGCCGCTTCCTCTCGGGCATCGGTTACCTGAACGAACAGCACACCCATGCCTGGGACTTCTCCGACGCGCCCCTGGCCTACAAGGCCTTCTTCGGTGGTCAGCAACGGGGTGAAGGCATCCAGCTCAAGTGGCTGGCTCCCAGCGACACCTTCCTCGAGTTCGGACTCGAAGCCGGACGGGGCGGCAGCTTCCCCAGCACCGACAACAGCAAGAACGGCTTCCAGACCGGCAGCGCCTTCGTGCACGCGGGGGGCGACCTCGGCATCGAGAGCACCTGGCGCGCGGGGCTGTCATTCGTCGGCAGCAAGCCCCGGGATCGGGGCTACGCCGATCTGGACGCGGGCGGCATCGCCACCGCCAACGCATTTTCCGGCAGCAGCCGAACCTGGGTGGCCGACTTCGTCTGGAAATGGTCGCCGGACGGCAATGCCTCCCAGGGCTATCTGAAGATCCAGGGCGAATACTTCGCCCGCCGCGAGACGGGCACCCTGAGCTGCGCCGACGGCGATGCCACGACGCCGGGGAATTGCGGCGGTGGACTGTCCGATAGTCTCGCCAGCCGCCAGTCCGGCGGCTATGCCCAGGCGGTCTACAAGTTCGCCCCCACCTGGCGCGCCGGCTACCGCTACGACCGGCTGAACAGCGGTACTTTGAATCTGGGGGCCGGCCTGAACCCCGCCGACTACCCCGTCCTCGGCGCCCACAACCCGAGCCGCAATACCGTAATGGCCGACTGGTCCCCTTCGGAATTCTCCCTGGTGCGCCTGCAATTCGCCCGGGACAAGTCGCGGGCAGACGGCACCGATGACCAGATCTGGCTGCATTACATCGTCAGCCTCGGCGCCCATGGCGCCCACAAGTACTAA
- a CDS encoding metal ABC transporter substrate-binding protein produces the protein MIRTFLWILLSLIAAPAMAGVNLFATVPEWAALAREIGGDQVTVFTATQALQDPHHVEARPSLIARLRSADLVLATGAELEVGWMPLALRESGNGKVQPGQPGYFEAAGVVRMLEVPGRLDRADGDVHAAGNPHIQTDPRNILKVGEALAKRLGELDNTHAPTYAAGYRAFAERWRTAITRWETAAAPLRGQPVVSQHKAWPYLFDWLGLKEVATLEPKPGVEPSAAYLGNLQARLAGNPPRFVIRTAYNSPRPAEWFSRETKVPVVVLPFTVGGNDQAKDLFGLFDDTVARLLKALKP, from the coding sequence ATGATTCGCACGTTCCTATGGATTCTGCTGTCCCTGATTGCCGCCCCCGCCATGGCGGGCGTGAACCTCTTCGCCACGGTGCCCGAATGGGCAGCCCTGGCCCGGGAAATCGGCGGCGACCAGGTGACGGTGTTCACCGCCACCCAGGCCCTGCAGGACCCCCACCATGTGGAAGCCCGGCCTTCCCTGATCGCCCGCCTGCGCTCGGCGGATCTGGTGTTGGCCACCGGCGCCGAACTGGAGGTAGGCTGGATGCCCCTGGCCCTGCGGGAATCGGGCAACGGCAAGGTGCAGCCCGGCCAGCCGGGCTATTTCGAGGCCGCCGGCGTCGTGCGCATGCTCGAAGTCCCCGGCCGGCTGGACCGGGCCGACGGCGACGTCCATGCCGCCGGCAACCCCCACATCCAGACCGACCCGCGCAACATCCTCAAGGTGGGCGAGGCCCTGGCCAAACGCCTGGGAGAACTGGACAACACCCATGCCCCCACCTACGCCGCCGGCTACCGGGCCTTCGCCGAACGCTGGCGCACCGCCATCACCCGCTGGGAGACAGCCGCGGCCCCCCTGCGCGGTCAGCCGGTGGTGAGTCAGCACAAGGCCTGGCCCTATCTCTTCGACTGGCTGGGCCTGAAGGAAGTGGCAACCCTGGAACCCAAGCCCGGGGTGGAACCCTCGGCGGCCTACCTGGGCAACCTGCAAGCGCGACTGGCGGGCAATCCGCCCCGCTTCGTGATCCGTACCGCCTACAACTCCCCCCGTCCCGCCGAATGGTTCTCCCGGGAAACCAAGGTACCGGTGGTGGTGCTGCCCTTCACCGTGGGCGGAAACGATCAGGCCAAGGACCTCTTCGGTCTCTTCGACGACACCGTGGCCCGGCTGCTCAAGGCCCTAAAACCATGA
- a CDS encoding metal ABC transporter permease yields MNAIDFSLLVVPFLAGLLVLSTHVPLGREVLGRGIIFIDLAIAQVAGLGVILAQFWQGEEAAVGSSLTQLTAAGAACAGALLLTWTGRRWPEIQEALIGLLFVFTACAGILLLAHDPHGGEHLTDLLAGQILWVGGSQLILPALIYGALLVLWFLARQRLGDAGFYLIFALAVTFSVQLVGVFLVFASLIAPALASRHRPGWDGLALAYGIGALGYGLGLAASALWDLPAGAATAALLCLLALTGLRGRKTIPG; encoded by the coding sequence ATGAACGCCATCGACTTTTCCCTGCTGGTCGTGCCTTTCCTGGCAGGGCTGCTGGTGCTGTCCACCCATGTGCCCCTGGGCCGGGAGGTTCTGGGTCGGGGCATCATCTTCATCGACCTGGCCATCGCCCAGGTAGCCGGACTGGGCGTGATCCTGGCCCAGTTCTGGCAAGGGGAGGAAGCCGCCGTGGGCAGTTCCCTGACCCAGCTCACCGCGGCGGGGGCCGCCTGCGCCGGAGCCCTGTTGCTGACCTGGACCGGTCGGCGCTGGCCGGAAATACAGGAAGCCCTGATCGGCCTGCTGTTCGTGTTCACCGCCTGTGCCGGCATCCTGCTGCTGGCCCACGACCCCCATGGAGGCGAACATCTGACAGACCTGCTGGCGGGCCAGATCCTCTGGGTCGGCGGCAGCCAGTTGATCCTGCCGGCCCTGATCTACGGGGCCCTGCTGGTCCTGTGGTTCCTGGCCCGGCAACGCCTGGGAGACGCCGGCTTCTACCTGATCTTCGCCCTGGCGGTGACCTTCTCGGTGCAACTGGTAGGGGTGTTCCTGGTCTTCGCCAGCCTGATCGCCCCGGCCCTGGCCAGCCGCCACCGCCCTGGGTGGGACGGGCTCGCCCTGGCCTATGGCATCGGCGCCCTGGGTTACGGCCTGGGGCTGGCGGCCTCGGCCCTCTGGGACCTGCCCGCCGGTGCCGCCACCGCCGCCCTGCTCTGCCTGCTGGCCCTGACGGGACTGCGCGGAAGGAAGACCATCCCGGGGTAA
- the hslV gene encoding ATP-dependent protease subunit HslV, producing the protein MEQYHGTTILSVRRGNAVALGGDGQVTLGNIVVKASARKVRRLYNEKILAGFAGGTADAFTLFERFEAKLEKHQGNLVRSAVELAKDWRTDRMLRRLEAMLAVADRESSLIITGNGDVLEPELGIVAIGSGGPYAQAAARGLLENTELSPAEIIKKSLTIAGDLCIYTNQNHLIETLE; encoded by the coding sequence ATGGAGCAGTATCACGGCACCACCATCCTTTCCGTGCGGCGCGGCAATGCCGTGGCCCTGGGCGGCGACGGCCAGGTCACCCTGGGCAACATCGTGGTCAAGGCCAGCGCCCGCAAGGTGCGGCGCCTCTACAACGAAAAGATCCTGGCCGGCTTCGCCGGCGGCACAGCGGACGCCTTCACCCTGTTCGAGCGCTTCGAGGCCAAGCTGGAAAAACATCAGGGCAACCTGGTCAGAAGCGCCGTGGAGCTGGCCAAGGACTGGCGCACCGACCGCATGCTGCGCCGCCTGGAAGCCATGCTGGCGGTGGCGGACCGGGAAAGCTCCCTGATCATCACCGGCAACGGCGACGTGCTGGAGCCGGAACTGGGCATCGTCGCCATTGGCAGCGGTGGCCCCTACGCCCAGGCGGCGGCCCGGGGCCTGCTGGAGAACACCGAACTGAGCCCCGCCGAGATCATCAAGAAGTCCCTGACCATCGCCGGGGACCTGTGCATCTACACCAACCAGAATCATCTGATTGAAACCTTGGAGTGA